CGTTCCGCGTACGCCACACCACAGCGTATCTTGTCGATTGCGAGCATTATCTCGGAACGGGTTAACGGGTAAGTCGTTGCCAAACCAAACGTTAATTCGAAAGGAGACGCTACAATGGCAAAGGCCGAGGCAATTTTTACGAAACTCAAAGAAGACCACGATACGCATCGTGACCTATTGGACCGCATTGAAGAAACCAGCGGCGACAGCGACGAGCGCCGGAAGCTGTTCGAAATGTTTACCAAGGACGTCAAAAGCCACGCGGCGGCCGAAGAACAGGCCGTCTACGCCACTATGCTACGCAAACCGGAAACGACCGATGAGACGCGGCACTCGGTTGCTGAACATCATGAGCTTGATAAGACGCTTGATGATCTTGCTGCAACAGACATGTCATCCAGTGCATGGCTGCAAAAGTTCAAACAATTAAAGCACGATTATCTGCATCATATCGAGGAAGAGGAAGATGACCACTTCCCCGAATTCAAAGAACACCTGACCGCAGACGACGAGCGGCAGATGGGCGAAGTTTTCGACCGCCGTAAATCGGCAGAGAAAGCCGATGCCGAGATCACGCCGAAGAAAATGTCCGAAGCGAAAGAATGAGGCCGATGTCCGGAACCAACCGGCAATAAACGCATTTGCATTGAAGACGCGCTTCTCCGAAAGGGTGGGGCGCGTTTTCTTTTGCGCGTACGATGTTGAAAGCGGATAGCCGATGAGCAGCCAGATTACTCCCGAAGAGGAAGAAGCACGGGGCAAACTTCCTGTGCCCGACCATGTGCAGGATGCAATCCGTACTCTGCTTGCATGGTCAGGCGATGATCCGGAGCGTGAAGGATTACTCGATACGCCCAAGCGCGTCGCCCGCGCATGGAAAGAATATTGTGAAGGTTATGCTGAAGACCCCGCAGTACATCTCAGCCGGGTTTTCGAAGAAGTCGGCGGATATGAGGAACTGGTGCTGTTGAAGGACATCCCGTTCCATTCACATTGCGAGCATCATATGGCTCCAATCATTGGTAAAGCCGCAATTGCCTATTTGCCTACCAACAGGGTAGTCGGAATTTCAAAGCTTGCCCGCGTTCTTCATGGGTACTCGCGGCGATTGCAAGTGCAAGAGAGGCTAACGGCTGAAGTTGCGGACTGCATTTGGGAGAACCTCGAACCGCGCGGTGTCGCGGTTGTTATCGAGGCGCAGCATTCCTGCATGACGGCGCGCGGTGTGCGTACTCCGGGGGTCGGCATGGTCACCAGCCGGATGATGGGTACGTTTCTCGAGGATCAGCGCAGTCGTAAGGAAGTGCTAAGCCTGATGGGTTACTAACCCATCATATTGTGGGGCTGTGTTGATCTAGCGTCCACAGCGCAATTTTGCAGGACACGATCCATACGGAAATTCCTGCGGCTAGATCCACAGCATAATGACCGCCCATGGGCACGGTCGACACGATAACGGCTGCGGACCATATGATCGCAGGCCATCGTGCTTTGGTGTTCCACAGCGCTTGCGTTGCCAGCAGCCCTAAAACCGTATGGAACGACGGAAAGACGACGACGCCGTTGAGATCGGCCAGACCGACAACAGTTTCGGATCCATGATAGAACCAGTCAAATGTTTCACCGGCATAGACAGCGGCCCCGGCAGGAATTCCGTTGCCCTGCAGATGGATCAGATCGTAGAAAAATGCCGTGCCTTTGGCAGGGAAGAACATCGAAATAACTGCAACTATCTGCATGGAGATGACTGCGGTTAGGACCAGCTCCCACGCGCGTGTGCTTTGCTTGAAAGCCAGCATGCCTATGACAGCAACGACGACTGCCAAGGCCGACCAATTGTAGGCAAAGTGCAGTATGGACGATAACCAGGGCGTTTCGGCGCTAAGCCGTACAACCTCGGCCATGTCCAGACCGATCGCAGCGTCTGCTGCCGCCAAAGTACTATCCGCTATCGGCATATTGACGCGGATACCTGTGTTGGCAATCAGTCCGCACAGCATCAGCGCGATCGTTGCTACACCAATTATATTGGCCGAGTCGGAAAACCGAGCGTCGATTTTGCGCACATAGCACCAGCCGGAAAGAGCAAACATCGCAGCGGCTAAGAAAACAAAGCGACCAAAATCGAAGGTCTTGAGGACCAAGCCTGTTTGCAAGAGTATTGCGACAAGGACGCTGATCGACAGCCCGAACAGTACGGTCAGAACAAGCACTTTGCGAGTAAAGACGAAGCGAACGACGTCAGCCGTGCCGAACAGATTGCCAGAAGCGGAAGGGACTGCGCGCGTGCTCATGCAAAGCGGCTATCGCAAGATGGTTACCAACGCCTAAACGCGGAGGCTTAGAACGATGCGGGCTAAGATATTTGCATGGTCAACTATCAAGCCGAAAAAGGAAAGCGACCGGGAATTAAACCCGGTCGCCCCTTTATAAATTTACAGCTGATCGAGCATATGCTCTGCAGAGCTGACGGAGAAATCACCTGGCGCTTCAACGTTGAGTTGCTCGACCACACCGTCATTCACGACCATCGAGTAACGCTGGCTTCGCTGGCCCATGCCGAACCCCTGAAAGTCTGCATCAAGGCCGACAGCTTTGGCGAAATCGCCATTGCCGTCTGCAAGCATAGTGATCTGGTCAGATCCGCCATCCTTGTTCCAAGCACCCAGTACGAACGCATCATTGACCGATGTGCAGGCGACTTCATCGAAGCCCTGAGCTTTCAGCTCATCCATCTTTTCGACATATCCCGGGAGATGCTTGGCGGAGCAGGTCGGGGTGAACGCGCCGGGCACGGCAAACAGCGCCACTTTCTTCCCTGCAAAATAGTCGCCCGACTGAACCGCTTCGGGGCCTTCAGCGGTCGCTTTAGCCAGTTTAACGTCAGGGAGTTTATCGCCTACGGATATTGTCATGGGGTAATTTCCTTTCGTGAAAATGTCTCTTGGCATTGGATATAGGAAGCTTGTGCTGCGCGGCAATGATTAGATCATATAAAGATATCTTTATATTTGCATCACCGGGCTGTCATCGCTACATACGTGGCAGAATTGAAGCGCTCCTGATCGGGGCGCAATTTGTTTGAATTCAGGAGAATTTGCGTGGCTGTCGAAGCACAAGACTACATCATTCAGGATATTTCCCTCGCCGAATATGGCCGCGCGGAAATCAACATTGCCGAAACCGAGATGCCCGGCCTGATGGCGCTGCGCGAAGAATTCGGCGACAGCAAGCCGCTGAAAGGCGCGCGTATTACCGGCTCGCTCCACATGACTATTCAGACTGCTGTGCTGATGGAAACGCTGACCGCGCTGGGCGCCGAAATCCGCTGGGCAACTTGTAACATTTATTCGACGCAGGATCATGCTGCGGCTGCGATGGCGGAAGCGGGCATTCCAATCTACGCGATCAAGGGTGAGAGCCTTGCGGATTATTGGGACTATGTCGGAAAAATCTTCTCATGGGGCACTGATGCTGACCCTGACCAGACTGCGAACATTATTCTCGACGATGGCGGCGATGCGACAGCGTTCGCTCTGTGGGGTGCACGGATCGAAGCCGGCGAAGAAATGCCTGCTCCGACGAACCCGGAAGAAATCGAAATGCAGCGTTCGGTAAAAGCGTTTGTGAAAGCAAACCCTGGCTACCTGACCAAAACCGTCAAGAACCTGAAGGGCGTTTCTGAGGAAACTACCACCGGTGTTCACCGCCTCTATCACCTCGCGAAGAACGGCAAGCTGCCTTTCCCGGCGATCAACGTGAACGATTCTGTCACAAAGTCGAAATTCGACAACCTGTATGGATGTAAGGAATCGCTGGTTGATGCGATCCGCCGCGCGACCGACGTTATGCTCGCTGGTAAAGTTGCTTGTGTCGCGGGTTTCGGTGATGTCGGCAAAGGTTCGGCAGACAGCCTCCGCAACGGCGGTGCGCGCGTAATGGTCACCGAAATCGATCCGATCTGTGCGCTTCAAGCCGCAATGGAAGGCTATGAAGTTGTAACGATGGAAGAAGCGGTTAAGCGCTGCGACATCTTCGTCACTACGACCGGGAATGAAGACGTCATCACTGCCGAGCACATGAAAGCAATGAAGCCGATGAGCATCGTCTGCAACATCGGTCACTTCGACAGTGAAATCCAGATCGGTGCGCTCGACAATTATGACTGGGCAGAAGTGAAACCGGGCACTGACCTCGTAACATTCCCGGATGGCAAGCAGATCATGATTTTGGCCAAGGGCCGTCTGGTGAACCTCGGCTGTGCAACCGGCCATCCGAGCTTCGTGATGAGCTGTTCCTTCACCAACCAGGTGCTGGCTCAGATCGAACTTTATACGAAGGGCGAAGAGTACAACAACGAAGTTTACGTGCTGCCCAAACACTTGGACGAGAAGGTTGCTGCGCTTCACCTCGACAAGCTGGGCGTTCAGCTGACCAAGATGAGCCAGGAGCAAGCCGATTACATCGGTGTTCCGGTTGAAGGTCCGTACAAGCCTGAGCATTACCGCTACTAATATTTGCGTCGCGTTGCAGCGGCCAAAATTCGAAACAAACGCCATTCTCGCATTGCGAGGGTGGCGTTTGTCGTTTTTGCGTAAAACTTCTGGCGATTTAGCGCGAAAGCACATTGCAACATGCCCGCGCGGCGCATAGCTGAAATGCAATGCAAATTTCGCCCACTGCCTTGATCATTATCGGACTGCTGCTCGCGGCGTGGATGGTCGCGGCTGCGTGGATGATGATTGCTGCTGGCGGGAAGGCGCGTGGAGCCGAGGGAAGCAGGAAAGCCGCCCGCCGGATGGCGCGGATGATTGATGAAGCACCTGCGATTCCGTTGGTCGTGCGCACCGATGGTAGGATCGAAGGATCGGACCGGCTTGCCGGTTGGCTCGGTCTGGATACGCTTCCCGAATATCTTAGTGAGTTGGATGGCGGGCAAACCGGCGATCATGGCAAAGGACTGTCGGCAGACCAGTTGAAAGAACTGACCGAGAATGTTCGGCGGTCACAG
This genomic window from Pontixanthobacter aestiaquae contains:
- the folE gene encoding GTP cyclohydrolase I FolE yields the protein MSSQITPEEEEARGKLPVPDHVQDAIRTLLAWSGDDPEREGLLDTPKRVARAWKEYCEGYAEDPAVHLSRVFEEVGGYEELVLLKDIPFHSHCEHHMAPIIGKAAIAYLPTNRVVGISKLARVLHGYSRRLQVQERLTAEVADCIWENLEPRGVAVVIEAQHSCMTARGVRTPGVGMVTSRMMGTFLEDQRSRKEVLSLMGY
- a CDS encoding peroxiredoxin; the protein is MTISVGDKLPDVKLAKATAEGPEAVQSGDYFAGKKVALFAVPGAFTPTCSAKHLPGYVEKMDELKAQGFDEVACTSVNDAFVLGAWNKDGGSDQITMLADGNGDFAKAVGLDADFQGFGMGQRSQRYSMVVNDGVVEQLNVEAPGDFSVSSAEHMLDQL
- a CDS encoding phosphatase PAP2 family protein yields the protein MSTRAVPSASGNLFGTADVVRFVFTRKVLVLTVLFGLSISVLVAILLQTGLVLKTFDFGRFVFLAAAMFALSGWCYVRKIDARFSDSANIIGVATIALMLCGLIANTGIRVNMPIADSTLAAADAAIGLDMAEVVRLSAETPWLSSILHFAYNWSALAVVVAVIGMLAFKQSTRAWELVLTAVISMQIVAVISMFFPAKGTAFFYDLIHLQGNGIPAGAAVYAGETFDWFYHGSETVVGLADLNGVVVFPSFHTVLGLLATQALWNTKARWPAIIWSAAVIVSTVPMGGHYAVDLAAGISVWIVSCKIALWTLDQHSPTI
- the ahcY gene encoding adenosylhomocysteinase, with amino-acid sequence MAVEAQDYIIQDISLAEYGRAEINIAETEMPGLMALREEFGDSKPLKGARITGSLHMTIQTAVLMETLTALGAEIRWATCNIYSTQDHAAAAMAEAGIPIYAIKGESLADYWDYVGKIFSWGTDADPDQTANIILDDGGDATAFALWGARIEAGEEMPAPTNPEEIEMQRSVKAFVKANPGYLTKTVKNLKGVSEETTTGVHRLYHLAKNGKLPFPAINVNDSVTKSKFDNLYGCKESLVDAIRRATDVMLAGKVACVAGFGDVGKGSADSLRNGGARVMVTEIDPICALQAAMEGYEVVTMEEAVKRCDIFVTTTGNEDVITAEHMKAMKPMSIVCNIGHFDSEIQIGALDNYDWAEVKPGTDLVTFPDGKQIMILAKGRLVNLGCATGHPSFVMSCSFTNQVLAQIELYTKGEEYNNEVYVLPKHLDEKVAALHLDKLGVQLTKMSQEQADYIGVPVEGPYKPEHYRY
- a CDS encoding hemerythrin domain-containing protein encodes the protein MAKAEAIFTKLKEDHDTHRDLLDRIEETSGDSDERRKLFEMFTKDVKSHAAAEEQAVYATMLRKPETTDETRHSVAEHHELDKTLDDLAATDMSSSAWLQKFKQLKHDYLHHIEEEEDDHFPEFKEHLTADDERQMGEVFDRRKSAEKADAEITPKKMSEAKE